A window of Cyprinus carpio isolate SPL01 chromosome A6, ASM1834038v1, whole genome shotgun sequence genomic DNA:
acgccccttagctgttataaattcactgtaaaccacagcttcttggggcttattgctttaataagcACTGATCAACACACATGTACATGGATATAGTAAACGTACTTTTGCATGATGCATGAGAACCAACCACTATGTTGTACGATGGTTGTCGGTATGCTGAATGTGCGCGAGAACCATTGAGCTTCGATGTTTTCCATATGTGAtttactttgtgtttgtttgtatgggaaaaaaaagttaaattgaatttttcgatcatatctcttcacaagacttggattaaaccgctCAATTCTGACGGATTCGTTTTATGAGGCCTTTATGCCCTTTTGGATCTTCTAAGTTTTAGCTACCTGTATCTTGAATGAAGGGAGTAAACTCTCAGGATTTAttaaaagtatcttaatttgtgtttcaaagatgaaagtcatagtggtttggaacgacatgagggagagtaaatgattacagaatgttttagaaaaataaagCAGTACGTACGGCGACTCCTCTCTTCTCCAGCTCCTGAAACACAGTTCTGATTGGACAAGAGAAGCACAGAGACAGCTGACAGCCTCTCTGCTGGGGGTCAGAGGGCGTGATGATGTGAACCGAGGGTTTGTCGGGGGCTGACGGGTCTTTGGTGTAGTAATGTCTGATCAGATACTCCAGATACCCCGTCAGCAGCACCGACTTCCTCCTCAGATCCTTCATACTCGTCCGGTTAAAAATCTGGACACCAGAAAATCACTGTGTCAGATTTTCAAGACAGAATAAAGAATGAGACAAAATATTCACCTACATGAATTATGATGACTTCAGCGTTTAGAATTCTGTATATAATCAATGATGTCAATTACTTTCCTGATGGTATAATGTcagtttatgattttttgttgaTAATTAGTGATTAACACCACAAATATAACAAGtacagaaatgttacttgagtAATTTTTCTGATGTTGTACGATGGTTGTCAGTATGTTGTTGGATGGTTGTCAATGTTGTACGATGGTTGTCAGAATGTTGTACGATGGTTGTCAATGTTGTACGATGGTTGTCTGTATCTTCTACAATGGTTGTCAGAATGTTGTACAACAGTTGTTGGTATGTTCTACAATGGTTGTCGGTATGTTGTTGGATGGTTGACAATGTTGTACGATGGTTGTCTGTATGTTGTTGGATGGTTGTCAGAATGTTGTACGATGGTTGTCAATGTTGTACGATGGTTGTCTGTATCTTCTACAATGGTTGTCAGAATGTTGTACAACAGTTGTTGGTATGTTCTACAATGGTTGTCGGTATGTTGTTGGATGGTTGACAATGTTGTACGATGGTTGTTGGTATGTTGTAAGATGGTTGTCGCTATGTTCTACGACGGTTGTCGGTATGTTGTTGGAATTTTTAACAATGTTGTACGATGGTTGTTAGTATGTTGTACGATGGTTGTGGCTATGTTCTACAATGGTTGTCGGTATGTTGTTGGATGGTTGACAATGTTGTACGATGGTTGTTGGTATGTTGTAAGATGGTTGTCGCTATGTTCTACGATGGTTGTCGGTATGTTGTTGGATGTTGTAAGAATGTTGTACGTTGGTTGTTAGTATGTTGTACGATGGTTGTGGCTATGTTCTACAATGGTTGTCGGTATGTTGTTGGATGGTTGTCAGAATGTTGTACGATGGTTGTCAGTATGTTGTACGATGGTTGTCGCTATGCTCTACGATGGTTGTCGGTATGTTGTTGGATGGTTGTCAGAATGTTGTACGATGGTTGTCAGTATGTTGTACAATGATTGTTGGTATGTTGTATAATGGTTGTCGGTATGTTCTACGATGGTTGTCAGAATGTTATACAATGATTGTTGGTATGTTGTATAATGGTTGTCGGTATGTTGTACAATGGTTGTCGGTATGTTGTTGGATGGTTGTCAATGTTGTACgatggttgttgttttgttgtacgATGGTTGTGGCTATGTTCTACAATGGTTGTCGGTATGTTCTACGATGGTTGTCAGTATGTTGTTGGATGGTTGTCAGAATGTTGTACGATGGCTGTCGGTATATTGTATAATGGCTGTCGGTATGTTGTACGATGGTTGTCGGTATGTTGTACAATGGTTGTCTGTATGTTGTACAATGGTAGTCTGTATATTCTACGATGGTTGTCAGAATGTTGTATGATGGTTGTTGGTATGTTGTACGATGGTTGTCAGAATGTTGTACGACGGTTGTTGGTATGTTGTACAACGGTTGTCGGTATGTTTTACGACGGTTGTCGGTAAGTTCTATGACTGTTGTCGGTATGTTCTAGGATGGTTGTCGGTATGTTGTTGGATGGTTGTCAGTGTTGTACGATGGTTGTTGATATGTTGTATGATTGTCGTCGCTATGTTCTACGACGGTTGTTGGCATGTTGTTGGTATGTTGTATGATGGTTGTCGGTATGTTGTTAGATTGTTGTCGGTATGTTGTTGGATGGCTTGTACGATGATTTTCGGTATGTTGTATAATGATTGTCATATGCTGAATGTAGGCTGTAAATACATTGTTATTATGTTTTAAGATGGTTATCAGAATGTTGTAAGATTGTTGTAAAGAAATTGCTGTCAGTATGTTGTATGATGGCTGCATGTTGTAGGATGGTTGTCGGTATGTTTTTATGAGTGTGCTATGTGATGTCTGACCTCTAGACTGGCCTGTAGTGGACACACCAGTAAAAAAGGCTGATTGGACAGACGGAATCCTTTAACACCAGGCTGAAGCTCCATTTCTGCATGAATATTCatcaatcaactttttttttcatattaatattgcAGATATACTAGGACTGAATTTTGACAAAATTCTATATCTAAAAGCATCTACATCATCTAAAGCTGCTTTGCTGAGTGTAATGTAACTACATGTGTGTCCACAGGATGTCAGCAGAGAGCAGGCCCTGGGTTCCTTCAAAACTTACAGTGATCATCATAATGTTTGTGTCAGTGACTGATATTCCAGCAGGATTCTCATACCATTGTTCATGAGGAATCTGGTCTTCAGGTTGTGTCCCCACCAGCCCATCAGActgaaacacacatacagatacacacagacacatacacactgcatgaGCATCTAATGTGCATTATTTCATCTGCAAGCATGTGTTACagagcatgtatgtgtgtgtgatactaACGTGGGTTTGACGCTGTGAGCGTGTTTCTCATGTATATAAGCTCCAGCCAGACCACCGGCCCCTGAGTTCACAtactgaataaaacacacactaaacaccACTAACACTGATGCACCATATATTCAacattaatgcaataaatatacaacaggaacaaataaaaatgatttaatgaacaAGCACAACACAGGCACTGTTATACCTTATAAGAGCACCAGCACGCAAAATCCACATTCCAGTCGTGAAGTTGCAGTTCAGCGTTTCCTACGGCGTGTGCACAATCAAACCCTACCAAACacccctgaacacacacacacacacacacacacacattctgtgtAAAATATTTGAAGATTATTGAttgttgttttcctttttattactGTGAAGTTGCTTTGAAGCAATCTGTTCTTTGTAGTAAGAAATCTGTTCACtacaaaaataaaggtgacttgacttgacattctGAAACTGGGATTAAggcatatgtgtgtatgtgagccAAATTTGTATTTCTAAGCAAAACATGAGATTTATAGTAGAAgtatttttccctttattttccctatatgcatgtataaaatatattttacaattttagtttGAATATTTTAGGCCATGAACTAAAGCAACTAACATTGCAAactttgcataaaaatgtttgaaagatTGTGTAGTTCAGTAATAATTTCATTGATTAAATTAAGTACTCATCCCTTGAAGCACATGTTAAGGATGTTGTCAATTCACAAATgtgatttacaatattttatttttttatttttttatattcagaaaaacaggtcagaggtcaaactTCTTATGCATCTATAAATCAATTACTTCAACCCCAATTTGGGTTGCAAAAAAGCAAAGTATTTCTGGTAAATCTCCTGAAACTTTCCAAAAACATCCAAAAGTTTCTGAAAgtttccaaaaaatcctgaaatctTTCCACAAATTTACCAGAAATTGTGTGCCTCTATGCAACCTTAACCCCAGTATGAGTGAACAGTCCCTACTGAGCCTGTTGCAGTTACCTTTTACTGATTGGTGAATCTTTTTTTTGGGATTATGGGTAGTtaagtttggttgtttttttaattgaaagttgAAATCATACTCATATGTGTCTCCACAGAAGCAAGTATTATCACAATCTCGGATGTCATGTTAGTATAAAAGTGACATTCTGATTTTGTTAGTGTTCTGATGACATTTCACTGCAGTTCATGATAGATTCACCTTGGCGTGTCCTGCACTGGTAATGGCCTCCATGTTGAAGAGCTGACCGGTGTAATACTGAACGCCGCTGAGCATGACCAGAGCGATGGCGTCGCCCTCCCGCTCGATGACCGACACGATATCCTCTGTCCTGATGGTGTCTTCACCCTGAAACGGCCAATCCACACGCTCACAGAGCACTTCCTGTCATACTGCCCACACtgagaggaagtgatgtcattaCCTGTCTTGGTTTAATGATCAGCATGCTGTCGGTCACGTCCAGTCCTCTCAGCCGGATCTGAGATTCAATGGCATACTGCACatccacacacaaacatcacttATCCCGTAATGTTCACATCAAAATAATGTTAGGATTAATTTAGGCATACATACGTGGTCTGATGGAAAGGCCTTGTCTTCTAGAAGAATCTTATAGCGTTTTGGAGACGGTTTGTAGAAGGAAAGCTGAGAGGGGCATAAAAGGggcaatatttaaaaatcaatatgcagaaaaaaatatttgcaaatgtttttgagATTGTTTTTACCATCAGAAGATGCAGATTGACTGTCAATCCATTCATCAAAACCACTTCCTCTGGTTTAGCACCTATTtaaagattcacacacacacatatacaaatacactCGTCCATAAAAGCAGTCTGGCTAAATCAGCAGCTCCAGGGATTAAATGTGGGGGTAAAGTCCTTTCTTTACCCTGTTTACCCTGTTAACTTCACACACTCTATCTACAGACAGACGTATGGCTTCTCTCTGTGTTTACATCCTATAGAAACAGAAATATGAAAAGCATATGTTCCCCATgaacctcattcattcattcacatacTCATACTGGATGTTACTGTGACCGGTCCAACTGAACTCAGTAACAAACTCTTAGTTAAGAAGCTCTTAATTACCAACGATCTTTGCCATCAGCTCCTCCAGGGTATCCTCAGCCCAGGCCCAAGGTCGCGACCCCTTCAGGTGGCCATGGACACCACTGGAAACAACATGTGGTTATGGTCACTGCAGTATTATGGAATGTCCTTCACtgcatttctgttattttatctaattaattttaagagtgcttgtcactacaagaaaaaaaatgtagtaattttaatggaaaaataaaaaaatgtttcagtaaagaaCCTGTTTACTAGTTAccttaaagtgattttttttcttttcttttttcttaaataaaattaaataaaattaaataaaattaaattacaaatttaatattttatttaacaatttaaaatatagaaatatagataaataaatatttatatataaataaatattaataaatatagaaaGCAAGCTTCTACTAAtcaaaatgtatggaaaaatacAGATACCAAAATGACATCCTAAAgcctaaaatataaatagaaaatgaaataaataataaataataaattaatttatgatttagaatagaaatatattttaacaaaataaggaAGGAAAATATTCTTCTAACAAGTATAGAAAAACGCATTGACCAAAATGCCATCTAAAgcctgaaatttaatttaaattacattatgatTTAGGGGAaagaaatctattttatttagcaaaacaaATATAGAAATTGAGCTTTTAACAGGCAAAATAAAAGAAGACAAATACAGTCGCAAAAATTACATCCTAAATCCTGAAACGTTTTATTTGATATTGATGTTATATTTTTCTGAAACTGATTCAGCATTTATCAGCTGATAAATCAAGACAGATGACTCACATTGTGGCCCATTTCTCCAGCTCCTCTTCGATGTATTTTTTGGCGTTTTTCGGCTGGAGACCCAGTGAATTCCCAGcgaaataaatacaatcttcagAACCATCCACAAGTGACAAATCCGCTAAAAACAGACAAGAAATCACCAGAAATCAGATGATATATGAAGTTGAGAATACACTCCATCATGCTGATATAATCAGAGTCATATCTCATGCTGTGATATACAGTAGGACGGTCACTCACACGGTGGCAGGTCAGATATTTTAGGTATGAGGAACTCCTGGCGCAGCAGTCGCAGCTCATCGTGTCGGTCCAGATGTTCTGCCACCCTGAGGGACGTGGCACTGCAGTTCAGCTCCTGAGAGACCCTCGTGATCGTCTGCTGCACGCTCTCCATCATCAGCACCAGATTCAGAGCAATCAAGCTTCACAAATCTCTTATAAATATGTCCAGAAGTCAAAGCCACGTCTGCAGAGACTAACTTTTAGCTCTGCACTTTGACCCCGTGAGCAAACACATCAGACCTGAGCTAATGATTTCTAGAGATCTGCATCATTTCCTGATTTCCACTCGTCCCGCTGTCTCTCAGGACGCttcagaagacacacacacacacacacacacacacacacacaccctgttcATGAGTTCTTCCTCAGCACATGGACTCACTTCTGCTTTCAGTGTGAAACTCAACACGTGTAACTCAGACTCAGTCCATTGACTGACTGCTTTTAGTTGTTCTGTCTGAGGCCTGGTTAGAAATCTAGTTTTAAGTTAACCATCATAGCAGCTGAATGATTGTATTTCGTTTTGGGCCTATAATATGTCATATTAACATCTGCTACAAACGGTAAATTAAACATGTCTTTGAGTGTTCAGTTATTTCACAGTTATGCTGCCTACAAGTCAAAATGGATATACTTCACAAGATGAATGCAGACAACcgtaatgaataaaaacatgcaaaaagtgAATTATGACTGAAGCATAAATTAATTTTCCCTTTCCATgcactacaaaaaacaaatatatatatatatatatatatatatatatatatatatatatatatatatatatatatatatatatatatatatatatttcttcctctgtatttttgtcttattatccagtaaaaatgtctaaacattcCTACTTCAAGAAAAATGATTTGAGatattacttctttaaaaaatgttaaataaataaataaataaaattaagtgagtttgttGCTGTTTAgttttggcagatatttttttcttgtttaaggtataaactcacttaattttgatcatgttttagaAAACAGGTATCTTATGTAATTTTGCTCCTTGAGTAAACGTGTCTTGAataaagaatatttagatatttgtctTGGAAATCagaacaaaaatactaagcatgAAAGCCATGTTTTGCAGTGTTATACTGTGATGTGATTCTTGACAACCAAACCAAGTGGTTGTGTCTTAAAGGCGCAGTACATGTAAATGATAACTGTGATTGTAAGTAAACATACCTGTCTGTGAGGCATTCAGAGGAGTGTTCAGATGAAGGTTATGAATCGATCACACTGTTACAGATCATATCCAGAGCGCAAATGCCATTAAGTCCAGCTGATTGATCAGGACTAGAGATCAGTGAGGAAATGTTCCCACCGGTTAATGAACGTGTGACAGCACCGGTAATACAGTATCACCGGGGGTGGGGTTTACTGGAGGTTCCTCTTTTCCTCGCTCTCAT
This region includes:
- the kynu gene encoding kynureninase — protein: MMESVQQTITRVSQELNCSATSLRVAEHLDRHDELRLLRQEFLIPKISDLPPSDLSLVDGSEDCIYFAGNSLGLQPKNAKKYIEEELEKWATIGVHGHLKGSRPWAWAEDTLEELMAKIVGAKPEEVVLMNGLTVNLHLLMLSFYKPSPKRYKILLEDKAFPSDHYAIESQIRLRGLDVTDSMLIIKPRQGEDTIRTEDIVSVIEREGDAIALVMLSGVQYYTGQLFNMEAITSAGHAKGCLVGFDCAHAVGNAELQLHDWNVDFACWCSYKYVNSGAGGLAGAYIHEKHAHSVKPTLMGWWGHNLKTRFLMNNEMELQPGVKGFRLSNQPFLLVCPLQASLEIFNRTSMKDLRRKSVLLTGYLEYLIRHYYTKDPSAPDKPSVHIITPSDPQQRGCQLSLCFSCPIRTVFQELEKRGVACDMREPNVLRVAPVPLYNSFTDVHRFITALGSALSASGAK